The region agaaagagaaaagaaagctaATTCCTTATTATATTAGCCTATTTTAGGTTCTTAAAGCTATTAGCAAATAAGCATACTAACTAGCTCTACCTAGCTAGTATAGCTGCCTCTATAATATATTCCCTATAAGCGCGTTAGAACCCTAGAAATACTAGTAAGAAATAGAAGAGAAGCTACTTTCTATGCCTAACTtagataataataataataagtataagGTAGaggaggttagagattaGAGAACCTCTTAAGAAGGTACTTTATACCTGGTAAAATAGAAGGGATAGCCTTTAGAATATAATTAGTAGGTGCCTGctaaagatatatatatgCCTCTTGCTATAGTAGCATATAGATAGGGAAAAGGCAGTAGAAAAGGCAGCAAAATATCATAATAATACTAGCTAAAGGAGATAGAAAAATCATAGAAAAGGCATTACGCTACTAAAACTCTATTTCTGTGAAACTACTACTATCTACCTAGCAAAAAATAAGTAAAAACCCTATTAAATCTAGGGGATAGGAATTAGAAAAGCTTCTAGAGTATCTAGGAAGTTAGCATTATACTTATTAGCAGTAATTACCTTCTTAATGCTATAAAAAAGACGGTAAATTGCTACTGCCTAGGGGCAGTATCTAGGGTCTAAGGGACACAAACATAACACCTAGGTAGCCTTCTAGGTATCTAGGGTACTGCTATAGGCCTTCTAGAAGGAAATTAGTAGGCAAAATTATAGCAAAATAAGAATAAAGAGCCTATATATACTAAGTTAAAATAAGAAGGAGAAACTATAGTAACTATAAGTTGCTATTAAGTAATAATATACTGCTTGTAAGTAGTAGTTATAAGCTAAATAGAGATATTAGCTAGCAATATATAGGCAATTATACTGGGTAACTATATACTAAATGCGCTTTAGCAAAACTAGTTAGCCTATAGGTAACCTAATAGGCAGTCTTAGCGTGATTAAAACTATAAGTAAGGTCTAGTAAAAGCTAGGCAAAATAGAGGCAAGTTATAAGCGTAAATACCTAAAACCTATTATTATCCTCTAGGTTATCTAATTGCTTCTTTTTAGGGACTATTGCTATAATTAAGCCGCATAAAAACTCTAGGAGCTAGAGGAAATCCTATATATCTCCTGCTATTCTAGctataagctatatataaatattagtaaaggaaaggagaaagTATAGTAAAGATATAGCAACTTACTGCTTTATAGGTATTAGCACGCGTAATATACTACTAGTATCTCTTACTTAGCTCTTTCTTAGAGTTAATCTTAGTATTAAATTAATAGCAAATCTCTAGCACTTTAGGAAAGCTTATCCCTCTAGCGCGGAATTTATTAATTATAGTTTACAGGTAGTATATATAGAAGTGCTTTTCTATGGTAATAAAAGTTATTTTAGCAGTAATTAGGTAGTAATTTGCTTGTGAAAATAAGTTTAAATAGTAATCTAGGGTAGGAAATAGTAATAGAAAAGATAGTATAGTAGGAAGGAAAGATAAGTAAAGAGTAGGCAAAGAGGTagtaatatatatataatattagTTACTATATAATAGTACCTTAGGTTATACACACTAATATTTTTATAATAATAGatagttatattaatattataaGGCAATTTATAACCTAATAGCTAGCAAACTAACTGTAAGGCTGTCTGGCAACTAGCTATAGTGGGGGGGGATAGTTATAAGGTGCGCAAGCGTATAGACCCTACTTTGCTATTACTCACGTGTTAACACATAATTGCTGCCATTTAGCTAGCACCTTgcacatctagatgtgcgAGGGTAAGCTTAAGTCTTAAATACAATGTAccctattgctgctacctagctttatctactactattatagtGCTCGTTACactaactatattaaaagataaattaattactattaggaaagcttactaatattaattttaaCTACTATAGATTAGATTATAAAGGGAATATATAGAATTATATATTAGGTTATActcttaaaggctaaggttaactaactttagAAAGctaatatactactaagtaaGTAGTATAAAGCTAAAAAAATATAATTATACTAAGGcagtagtataactatttttaagggataagctctttaggattagaataatatagaagagtagatatagcaagaagattataAAACTAGAGGTTAAAAGCCTTAGAATAAGATAAAGAAATAgtaatatagtatatatagtaatactagctataatatataaacttattagattaatttagaaatatctaataaagagaataatAGTAAgaattaattaatttcttataTTATAGTTATGTTTTATTATACTCTTTATAAGAGGATAGGTTAGGCTGTCTAGCTTGCTTGTGTGTCTAGCTTGCTTGTGGAGTACATTATTTCTTATTGCTTAAGCTATATTTTTTAGCAAGATCTTAGAGTACCTACTTAGTTAGCTGCTTACATTTGTGTAACAAGCactataatagtagtagataaagctaggtagcagtAATAGggtatattatatttaagactAAAGCTTGCttctatatatatatatatatagcGCTAGTAATATGCAGGCAAAGAGGCAGTAATATATAGTAGAGAGTAGGATATTACTTATGCGCGCGTGCACCTTACAATTTGCGTTAGCAGGGATTAgctatatcttatatataCGCTAATTTAGCTTTAGATTAAGCTTATTTCCTATAGCTCTCTTATAGATAAGATAGAAGACTTTCTAGTACGTGCCTAAGAAGCTACTCTTTCTAgtttctctcttcttccttctaTTCTTACTAATTTTCTAATTAAGTAACTAGTTAAAAAGGTTATAGAGGAGGCACAAAGCGTTAGCCTTAGAGATAGACTTAAAATAGCTTTAAGAGTTACGCTCTAGCATTTAGCAGTATCTAGAGGGTAGAAAGCAGATAAATTAGCAGCTAGCAAAGAGAAGGAAGTTATATAGCAGGTTACATACTAGCGCTATTACTTCTTATAGGCGTCTAGGAGTAGCAAGCTACTATTACTATAGTTCTAAGTTTTATAGGCTCTCTTATTAAAACTCTTAATAGCATATTAGTAGTACTCTAGAGGATAAATATTTTCTCTAAAGAACTAAACCTAGTTATTAgtattaatattattatagctatCCTTATTACTAAGGCTTAGATCTTTAATATCTATGGCCTCTATTTCTAATTCTAAGTGGTTAGCACTATTCCGGTTAAACAGCTTATCTTTAATATTATTATCCTTAGGGAAGTATAAGGCGTTAGAGTTGTAAGATAGAGTAGAAGAGTATAGTTAACGTGTTATAGCTGGAAGCTTCTAAATCTAGGCGGTAGCAAGTCAGTTAGGCATAGCAAGTGTGTGCAGGAAAGAGAAAGATAAATGCTATACTCCTAACCGCTCTTAACGCGCGCGAGTGCCTCTTAAGTACAATCTGTGTAATACTGCCATGTTTGGTAGTTGTGCCTTTGTATTGGGGTGTCCGAAAGGTGTTTTTGAGAAGGCAGCCTTAACTTGCCTGGAGGCGCTTACTTTGAGAGTTTAAGCTTTACTGCGGTGAGTTATGGTTGGTAGGGCGAAAAGGGACTTTAGAGGTATATGGCGCTAGCTGGTGAAATTGCCCTTCTAGGAGAAGCAGCCGTAAGGTCTTAAAGCGGCGCTGGATTCTGGGCAAATTGTCCACCAGCCTTAGTGGGTAAAACTACCATAACCGGTGGTGAAATCGCCGTCTTGTTGTTTAAGGTAGTAATAAATTATAAACTATAACTAACGTAAGTGCATACCGGATGCACCACCCTAAATCCCATACAAATAGTTAATTTTATATCCCTGCAAAAACCCGCATTtatagctaaaaatagctataaaCTTAACATAAGGTATTTAACTGCTAAAAACACCTAATTCTAGATTTTCTAAGCTTTAGGGTAGCTACTTAGCTAGAAGTCTAAAAAATTCTAATTTACACTATATACTTTATAGAATCTTAAAATATTTATATATTAGTAAGGCCTAAAGGTTAGTTATTAGCTTTAATATAATATAGATAATAGAATAGTAAAATAGCAATTAATTTTATTTACTTTTTGCGGTTTTAACTAGAAGCTTAAATGCTAATTTACTATAGAAGTGCGAGTGGTGCATCTAATGTGCTGGTGCATCCGGTATGCACTTACGTTAGTAATTAATATAATTACTTAAAGTATAAACTTGAAAATATACTAAGGATTATTATATTAGAAGCTGAAAACTAAAAGCTATCTAAAAAGAGAAATTTAAAGAACGTATATACTAGTAGTACTAGTTACCTTAAAAGTAAGTCTTAAAGATACTTGTTTGTTATGGATTTGAGCGTAGTGCGGATCTTaagggagaaggagacaagtGCACTAGAAGGGTTGCCCAAGGACTTGCCGCGGGTTTCCACTGGAGCTTAACCGGATTCTATAAGGGTCCCCTATGGGGGCCAAGCCAATCTCTCTCCcctttctcttttctttcttctctctatgagaaaagttactactagTGACGCTAGCTCGCAGTTGCCGCTAGGCCAGTCCCTTACATTGTTATACATTTAGTAgttagtattatatatactTACTTATTTTAACTAAGTGCTTTTCTTGTTAGTTATTATTCCAACTATTACTCTATGCACGCTTATAATTCTTCTATAAAGTAGCCTCTATAACCAGCCTAACCTGCAGCCTACAGACAACCTGTGAACTGGGAAGTAACATAAATTCGCAAGTTTCTCGGGGTAGGCACCGCTATTGTTAACTCTGAAAATAGTGCATCCGAGAAGATGATCAGTTCTGCCTTCAAACCCATCAAGATTCGAGGCAAAACTTCCAAAACCGTATCTGGGTTGCGCCCATATGCATGTAAAGTTATCGTGATAGCTTGTTTAGCAACTTTCATGTCACTTCTTACGGACGGTAGGCATTGCGAGGCAGTGCCTTGATCACTCTGGAGGTGACTGCAGTTACAGCTAGGGTTATTGCCATCCATCCTATGTCGATCTTATATGTACGTGCTGGCTAACATTGGACTCTTATACCTAGGGCCACAACACTCCACAGGATGCTGCTCTGTGGTCTAACAAGCACATCCAGCCGCTAAAACGAGTCGTTGATGTGATTCATTCGCAGTCGCAAAAAGCTGCAATTTAGCTCTAACAAGTAGGTCGCAAGGGTAGCGTCTGCCCGCCCTGGATTGGACTCAAGCCTGTACCTGACGAATTTGGAGGGTATAGCAACGACGTTCAGGGTCCTACAGCGCCTCTTGGAACGAGAACTATGCTACGCCGGGTGAAATGTCAGAAAAGAAATTCTCGAGACTATTAAAGCATATGGGCAGGCTGCTCGTCGAGCTATTGAGGCTGGTGTCGATGTAAATGCAGCCCACGGAGCTCACGGCTATCTCTTGCACTCGTTTGCGTCGCTGGCGGTGAGCAATGACTGTTCTTTGTCTAGATATCATCATTGAATTGGCGCGTGTGTGCCACATGGACGAACAAGCGAACCGATAGATGGGGAGGTTGTTTTGCGAACCGCATCCGTATCGGCGTCGAGGTCATTCGAGCCATACGGCGTAACATCTCAAGAGACGTCCCCGTTTTCTGGAAGATCTCTGCAGTAGATTGGCTGCCCAAAGGCAAAGGTTAGGACCTGGACGATACTCTCCGTTACGTCCCTATTCTAGCGGCAGTGGGTGTAGACCTATTCGACATGTCAAGCGGCGGCACGGATAGACGACAACAAGTCCAGCTTGGTCAGCAATACCGAGTGCCGTTCGCTGAGGTCGTCAAAGATCTGAAGTTGCCCAATGTATTTGTTGCTGCGGTTGGCTGGATTAGGGATGCTGCTACGGTTCACGATGTAGGTCACCATCTATTCCTTCTTCATGGTGTGAATAACCAACGAACGATGTAACTTCAGATTTTGAGTAATGGAAAGACTGATGTCGTCCACGTTGCGCGCGAATTCCTTCGTGACCCCAACTTTGTTCAAAAAGTTGCGTTGGATACGGGCACCGAAGTATCTTAGGTGGATCAATACCACCGCGCTCCTAGTAAGTCGGATTATGAGATATGCCGCGGCCAAATAATTAGGATCTCTGACAAGATATTTAGTGAATAAAAAATATGTCGAGTCCACTATCACTATTACGACGGATGAAAAGGTGTCAGAAACGGTTATACAGTCGCATGATTACCAGATAACGAACAAGTTGGCGGTTTCGGCATAGCAGCATAGTATAAAACCGGAATCACGACGGACCcagtttcctt is a window of Pochonia chlamydosporia 170 chromosome 5, whole genome shotgun sequence DNA encoding:
- a CDS encoding NADH:flavin oxidoreductase / NADH oxidase family domain-containing protein — translated: MSSGGTDRRQQVQLGQQYRVPFAEVVKDLKLPNVFVAAVGWIRDAATVHDILSNGKTDVVHVAREFLRDPNFVQKVALDTGTEVS